In a single window of the Streptomyces sp. NBC_00285 genome:
- a CDS encoding MbtH family protein: MSGNTNPFENPDGVYSVLVNDEGQHSLWPDFVDVPAGWTVAHGPAPRQECLDHIETNWTDMRPKSLVERMGQAG, encoded by the coding sequence GTGAGCGGCAACACCAACCCCTTCGAGAACCCCGACGGCGTCTACTCCGTGCTCGTCAACGACGAGGGCCAGCACAGCCTGTGGCCCGACTTCGTCGACGTACCGGCCGGCTGGACCGTCGCCCACGGCCCGGCGCCCCGCCAGGAGTGCCTGGACCACATCGAGACAAACTGGACGGACATGCGGCCCAAGAGCCTGGTCGAGCGCATGGGGCAGGCAGGCTGA
- the iolD gene encoding 3D-(3,5/4)-trihydroxycyclohexane-1,2-dione acylhydrolase (decyclizing) gives MSTTTRLTVAQALVRFLSVQYTERDGVRHRLIAGTWGIFGHGNVAGIGQALLEAGEDAMPFHQGRNEQAMVHAAVGHARQLNRLSAQAVTTSIGPGATNLVTGAALATINRLPVLLLPGDYFATRPADPLLQQLEHPSQADVSVNDTLRPVSRYFDRVTRPEALIPSALNAVRVLTDPVETGAVTLSLPQDVQAQAYDWPQEFFAERVWHVRRPAPDPYELAQAVQAIRAAERPLIVAGGGIHHSQAEEALKAFVDATGIPVASTQAGKGSLRHDHPADLGGIGHTGTAVSDDLARTADLIIGVGTRYTDFTTASNTLFQDAGVRFLNLNIAAFDAHKLAARTLVCDARSGLTALTEALSGHRVDSAYEAEYRAGKERWERVVDTAFGAADDSAVPTQTQVLGALDSVVGDDDVIINAAGSLPGDLHKLWRARSPRQYHLEYGYSCMGYEIPAAIGVQQASPDTPVWALVGDGTYLMMPTELVTAVQEGLPVNLVLIQNHGYASIGGLSESVGAERFGTPYRYRAADGTFTGAPLPVDLAANAASLGMDVLRAKTVGELRTALATARASDRPTCVYVETDTDGAASTAPPAQAWWDVPVAETAAREAAVQAREEYELQVVDRRRHL, from the coding sequence ATGAGCACCACCACCCGCCTGACCGTCGCCCAAGCCCTGGTGCGGTTCCTCTCCGTCCAGTACACGGAACGGGACGGTGTACGGCACCGGCTGATCGCCGGGACCTGGGGGATCTTCGGTCACGGCAACGTGGCGGGCATCGGCCAGGCGCTCCTGGAGGCGGGCGAGGACGCGATGCCGTTCCACCAGGGCCGCAATGAACAGGCGATGGTGCACGCGGCCGTGGGCCACGCCCGCCAGCTGAACCGGCTGTCCGCCCAGGCCGTCACGACGTCGATCGGCCCGGGCGCCACCAACCTGGTGACCGGCGCGGCCCTGGCGACGATCAACCGCCTCCCCGTCCTGCTCCTGCCCGGCGACTACTTCGCCACCCGCCCCGCCGACCCGCTGCTCCAGCAGCTGGAGCACCCGTCGCAGGCCGACGTCTCCGTCAACGACACCCTGCGCCCGGTCTCGCGCTACTTCGACCGGGTGACGCGCCCCGAGGCGCTGATCCCGTCCGCGCTGAACGCCGTACGCGTGCTCACGGACCCCGTGGAGACCGGTGCCGTGACCCTCTCCCTGCCGCAGGACGTACAGGCGCAGGCGTACGACTGGCCGCAGGAGTTCTTCGCCGAGCGCGTCTGGCACGTCCGGCGTCCCGCGCCCGACCCGTACGAGCTGGCCCAGGCCGTCCAGGCGATCCGGGCCGCCGAGCGCCCGCTGATCGTCGCGGGCGGCGGGATCCACCACAGCCAGGCCGAGGAGGCACTGAAGGCCTTCGTGGACGCCACCGGCATCCCCGTCGCGTCCACGCAGGCCGGCAAGGGCTCCCTGCGCCACGACCACCCCGCCGACCTCGGCGGCATCGGTCACACCGGCACGGCCGTCAGCGACGACCTGGCGCGTACCGCCGACCTGATCATCGGCGTGGGCACCCGCTACACGGACTTCACGACCGCCTCGAACACTCTGTTCCAGGATGCGGGCGTGCGGTTCCTCAACCTGAACATCGCCGCCTTCGACGCCCACAAGCTGGCGGCGCGGACGCTGGTCTGCGACGCGCGCTCGGGCCTCACCGCGTTGACGGAGGCGTTGTCCGGTCACCGCGTGGACTCGGCCTACGAGGCTGAGTACCGCGCCGGCAAGGAACGCTGGGAGCGGGTCGTCGACACCGCTTTCGGCGCGGCCGACGACAGCGCCGTGCCCACCCAGACCCAGGTGCTGGGCGCCCTGGACTCGGTCGTCGGGGACGACGACGTGATCATCAACGCGGCCGGTTCGCTCCCCGGTGATCTGCACAAGCTGTGGCGGGCCCGCAGTCCGCGCCAGTACCACCTGGAGTACGGCTACTCCTGCATGGGCTACGAGATCCCCGCGGCGATCGGCGTCCAGCAGGCCAGCCCGGACACTCCGGTGTGGGCGCTGGTCGGCGACGGCACCTACCTGATGATGCCGACGGAGCTCGTCACCGCGGTCCAGGAGGGCCTGCCGGTCAATCTGGTCCTGATCCAGAACCACGGGTACGCCTCCATCGGCGGCCTCTCCGAGTCGGTCGGCGCAGAGCGCTTCGGCACCCCCTACCGCTACCGGGCCGCCGACGGTACCTTCACCGGCGCCCCGCTGCCGGTCGACCTCGCGGCCAACGCGGCCAGCCTCGGCATGGACGTGCTGCGCGCCAAGACGGTCGGTGAGCTGCGCACGGCCCTGGCGACGGCCCGCGCATCCGACCGGCCCACCTGCGTGTACGTCGAGACGGACACCGATGGCGCGGCGTCGACCGCTCCCCCGGCGCAGGCCTGGTGGGACGTACCGGTCGCCGAGACCGCCGCCCGCGAGGCCGCCGTACAGGCCCGCGAGGAGTACGAGCTCCAGGTCGTCGACCGCCGTCGGCACCTGTGA
- a CDS encoding GntR family transcriptional regulator translates to MTPGERVRTVSGSPLGTWDFTLDRSSPVPLYYQLAQQLEAAIEHGVLAPGDLLGNEIDLSVRLGLSRPTVRQAIQSLVDKGLLVRRRGVGTQVLHSQVRRPLELSSLYDDLETAGQGPSTQVLRNERQPASAEVAAALGVREGSEVVVLERLRCTHGEPVAFLCNHIPSGLLELDTVRLESTGLYRMLRTAGITLHSARQTVGARAATDAEAKRLQEPEGAALLTMQRTAYDDTGRAVEFGTHIYRASRYTFDFQLLMRS, encoded by the coding sequence ATGACACCCGGTGAACGCGTCCGAACGGTGTCCGGCTCCCCGCTCGGCACCTGGGACTTCACACTCGACCGCTCCAGCCCGGTCCCGCTCTACTACCAACTGGCCCAGCAGCTGGAGGCGGCGATCGAGCACGGGGTCCTGGCCCCGGGCGATCTCCTGGGCAACGAGATCGACCTGTCGGTCCGGCTCGGCCTGTCCAGACCCACGGTCCGCCAGGCGATCCAGTCGCTGGTCGACAAGGGCCTGCTCGTACGCCGTCGCGGCGTCGGTACCCAGGTGCTGCACAGCCAGGTAAGGCGTCCGCTCGAACTGAGCAGTCTGTACGACGACTTGGAGACGGCCGGACAGGGGCCCAGCACCCAGGTCCTGCGCAACGAGAGGCAGCCCGCGTCCGCCGAGGTCGCCGCCGCCCTCGGGGTGAGGGAGGGCAGCGAGGTCGTCGTGCTGGAGCGGCTGCGCTGCACGCACGGCGAACCGGTGGCGTTCCTGTGCAACCACATCCCCTCGGGACTCCTCGAACTCGACACCGTCCGGCTGGAGTCGACGGGCCTGTACCGGATGCTGCGCACGGCGGGCATCACCCTGCACAGCGCCCGCCAGACCGTCGGCGCCCGCGCGGCCACCGACGCGGAGGCCAAGCGTCTTCAGGAGCCGGAGGGTGCCGCCCTGCTCACCATGCAGCGCACGGCGTACGACGACACCGGACGGGCCGTGGAGTTCGGCACGCACATCTACCGGGCGTCGCGCTACACCTTCGACTTCCAGCTGCTGATGCGGTCCTGA
- a CDS encoding amidohydrolase, with protein MLTTRLTNARVLTMDPDHPVAHDLGIWRGRIVGLDEAVTGLPAERVVDLQGATVLPGFIDSHVHLAWTGFKAATPTVAPCVRIEDVLAVVAQAAAQVPPGGWVDVAGYDQRGLGRHLTLPELDKAAAGRKVLLMHDSGHGCAVSSPVLDLLPGVVPHEGAFLAEGAMGAARALRLPHSQEELAQAIGRAARACLAEGITACAEAGIGGALLGNSPVELGAYQLARERGLLPLRVQLMVAADRLHSVAAHEDDGIPRAIDLGLRTGFGDDRLSVGALKVYTDGGMMARTAALTSPYQGLDTSGQLQDDPELLHRTIVDGHLAGWQLAVHAIGDRAADVAIHALEEAQRLRPRPGARHRIEHAGLIRPDQLPRLAALGATAVVQPNFLRYFGDDYASIMGEERAPWMYRGRGFLDHGIRLVGSSDRPVADGSPLRAIQFMVERASLSGQLIGPDEGISVDEALRAYTVDGAWACHWEDSVGSLTPGRRADAVVLGDDPTGVDSSRIGDIEVVATLVDGRETEEGNL; from the coding sequence ATGCTCACCACGCGACTGACCAACGCCCGCGTCCTCACCATGGACCCCGACCACCCCGTCGCCCACGACCTGGGCATTTGGCGGGGCCGGATCGTGGGCCTGGACGAGGCTGTGACCGGGCTGCCCGCTGAGCGGGTGGTCGACCTCCAGGGCGCGACCGTGCTGCCCGGGTTCATCGACAGCCATGTCCACCTGGCCTGGACGGGGTTCAAGGCGGCCACGCCCACGGTCGCGCCCTGTGTCCGGATCGAGGACGTGCTCGCCGTCGTGGCGCAGGCGGCGGCGCAGGTCCCGCCCGGCGGCTGGGTGGACGTCGCGGGGTACGACCAGCGGGGGCTCGGCCGGCACCTGACCCTGCCCGAACTGGACAAGGCCGCCGCCGGACGCAAGGTGCTCCTGATGCACGACTCGGGACACGGGTGCGCGGTCAGCAGCCCGGTCCTCGACCTGCTGCCCGGCGTCGTCCCGCACGAGGGCGCCTTCCTCGCCGAAGGAGCCATGGGCGCGGCACGCGCTCTCCGACTCCCGCACTCGCAGGAGGAGTTGGCGCAGGCGATCGGACGGGCCGCGCGTGCCTGCCTCGCCGAGGGGATCACCGCGTGCGCCGAGGCGGGCATCGGCGGCGCGCTGCTCGGCAACAGCCCCGTCGAGCTGGGTGCCTACCAACTCGCCCGGGAACGTGGCCTGTTGCCGCTGCGGGTCCAGTTGATGGTGGCCGCCGACCGGCTGCACTCCGTCGCCGCACACGAGGACGACGGCATCCCGCGCGCCATCGACCTCGGACTGCGCACCGGGTTCGGCGACGACCGGCTGTCCGTCGGCGCGCTGAAGGTGTACACCGACGGCGGCATGATGGCCCGCACCGCCGCACTCACCAGCCCCTACCAAGGGCTCGACACCTCGGGGCAGTTGCAGGACGACCCCGAACTCCTGCACCGGACCATCGTGGACGGGCATCTCGCGGGCTGGCAGCTCGCGGTGCACGCCATCGGCGACCGTGCGGCCGACGTGGCGATCCACGCGCTGGAGGAGGCGCAGCGGCTGCGGCCCCGGCCGGGCGCCCGGCACCGCATCGAGCACGCCGGGCTGATCCGTCCCGATCAGCTGCCCCGGCTGGCGGCGCTGGGCGCGACGGCCGTCGTGCAGCCCAACTTCCTGCGGTACTTCGGCGACGACTACGCGTCGATCATGGGGGAGGAGCGGGCGCCCTGGATGTACCGGGGGCGGGGGTTCCTGGACCACGGCATCCGGCTGGTGGGGAGCTCCGACCGGCCGGTGGCGGACGGGTCGCCACTGCGGGCGATTCAGTTCATGGTCGAACGGGCTTCGTTGTCAGGGCAGTTGATCGGCCCGGATGAGGGCATCAGCGTCGACGAGGCGCTGCGCGCCTACACCGTCGACGGCGCCTGGGCCTGCCACTGGGAGGACAGCGTGGGCAGCCTCACGCCGGGCAGGCGTGCCGATGCCGTCGTCCTGGGGGACGATCCCACGGGCGTCGACAGCTCGCGCATCGGGGACATCGAGGTCGTGGCGACACTCGTCGACGGCCGGGAGACCGAGGAAGGAAATCTGTGA